One region of Ictalurus punctatus breed USDA103 chromosome 6, Coco_2.0, whole genome shotgun sequence genomic DNA includes:
- the rrp1 gene encoding ribosomal RNA processing protein 1 homolog B produces MAPGPQEPEIILAQRLASNDKSIRTKALKALRKYINLRSQKIEGGFTSEDLLKIWKGLFYCLWMQDKPLLQEELSHRISGLIHSFQTTDNQLLYFATFLQTIKREWNGIDRLRMDKFYQLVRFMFRQAFEVLKRREWESSAVNQFLQVFTDQILQNTDHVPKGLILHILDLYMAELAQVGSAELTAEQNQTFINPFCKTMAKTKDCFLLSSISKNIFRTIVDHAPYAIEDLMRELQQGGGDNSDSGQASGEEEEEEDIGEEEELKNKACKKPKVKVKGISKEVENSKGSKDDLDLNSMGSEEDDCAGPVLQFDYGAIADHLFELGSHFNTRNINRTKMYNLVKTFRDLSEGIFPQTEDDNGDLSDTSDDEKFNNKKKRKNEKPTTGDETVAKKSKAIKKKATDTSRVSLEADGTPREQDMEKERVVLKDNSQHHELDSQEKTSEIEADGETVFRHNESDSQSLVEASITVKKKMKSKKLKTNSQNVGDEAHEFQLVLEESDGEHQSDSVMKQKSFTAMSGVGSTQTSTDHKPEMASLVESPVEADQAECGVSLMQVKNKKKNKKKKLNMGEEKMDTETNGQIVEKPSKESSLHSHLETTETEVDKTKSQGGDSGQLEASTMVRKKRTTSKDLCSSLQEVGEEVAVQSLRNIRLVPKEHNAGDEIRKLSTHQKGVKDNATQRQLGTSTTQIKKVKRKNLKAILQEVEVAVKSPAILDDPDEHNSDDEISRHPCPTSEEDSITQCRLKARTTKKKKGKSKNLMSSSQGVGKEVNSTSQDSCTEVVATGIATPAAEVTSAEAQPSDTLMVRTKKSKKMKSKEETGSKLQVALDVKEAEVTMYSAHITTNENKGDTSECFQSKSVKKGKNKKQISSNEDECTFEAKKQLVVEAASTTQTHTTPQKNKKIQKRQESQPAEEAKEDPILKKTVTDTVPSDDICTPQIKSLTPMKKGKKKRKLQTEEAETSQSNRHADEHMGGKKVKISGIEVSTSVTPKKLKMEKASPKSDFISFRGQINPPTPLFCKTKPKGSTPLTRIKKFQTPKSETKKVTFGLKNNKTTEFRKMDRSLLVSPVGSSRVAFDPKKMPVSGVLKSPPLSPVISVKKTAAKKRATAADFF; encoded by the exons AGCTGCTGTATTTTGCAACATTTCTCCAGACTATAAAGAGAGAATGGAACGGCATCGACAGACTTCGCATGGACAAATTTTACCAG CTGGTTCGCTTCATGTTCAGACAAGCTTTTGAGGTTCTCAAGAGGAGGGAATGGGAGTCCAG tgcAGTAAACCAGTTTTTACAGGTCTTCACAGATCAGATTTTGCAGAACACCGATCATGTACCGAAAGGACTGATTCTGCACATTCTGGATCTCTACATGGCTGAGTTGGCTCAAGTCGGCTCCGCTGAG CTGACAGCAGAACAGAACCAGACTTTCATCAACCCCTTTTGCAaaaccatggccaagaccaaaga TTGCTTTCTGTTGAGCTCCATCTCCAAGAACATCTTCAGGACTATTGTGGATCACGCACCTTATGCAATTGAAGACCTGATGAGGGAGCTTCAGCAGGGAGGAGGAGACAATTCAGACTCTGGCCAGGCTTctggggaggaggaggaggaggaagacataggagaggaagaagagctGAAGAACAAAGCATGCAAGAAGCCTAAAGTGAAGGTCAAAG GCATCTCTAAGGAAGTGGAAAACAGCAAAGGAAGTAAAGATGATCTGGATTTGAACAGCATGGGCTCTGAAGAGGATGACTGTGCTGGTCCTGTTCTACAG TTTGACTACGGTGCAATAGCTGATCATCTTTTTGAGTTGGGCAGCCACTTCAATACACGAAACATCAACCGCACAAAGATGTACAACTTGGTGAAGAC TTTTCGTGATTTAAGTGAAG GTATTTTCCCTCAAACAGAGGATGATAACGGTGACCTGAGTGACACATCAGatgatgagaaatttaataataagaagaagaggaaaaacgAGAAGCCCACAACTGGGGATGAAACTGTGGCGAAGAAGAGCAAAG caataaaaaaaaaagccacggACACATCACGTGTATCACTGGAGGCCGATGGAACTCCAAGAGAGCAAGATATGGAAAAGGAAAGAGTGGTTCTGAAAGATAATTCCCAACATCATGAGCTTGACAGCCAAGAGAAGACTTCAGAAATAGAAGCTGATGGTGAAACAGTGTTTCGGCATAATGAATCAGACTCACAAAGCCTAGTGGAGGCCAGTATCACTGTCAAGAAGAAGATGAAAAGTAAAAAGCTGAAGACAAACTCACAGAATGTGGGGGATGAAGCACATGAATTTCAGCTTGTTTTAGAGGAATCTGATGGAGAACACCAGAGTGAcagtgtgatgaagcagaaaaGTTTCACAGCAATGTCAGGTGTTGGGAGCACTCAAACTAGCACAGATCATAAGCCTGAGATGGCATCACTTGTAGAAAGTCCTGTGGAAGCTGACCAGGCTGAATGTGGTGTTTCTCTTATGCAGgtgaaaaataagaagaaaaacaagaaaaaaaagttgaacaTGGGAGAAGAGAAAATGGACACAGAAACCAATGGACAGATTGTGGAAAAACCATCAAAGGAGAGTTCTCTTCACAGCCATTTGGAGACTACAGAAACAGAAGTTGACAAAACAAAATCCCAGGGTGGTGACTCTGGTCAGTTAGAGGCCAGTACCATGGTGAGAAAGAAGAGGACAACAAGCAAGGACCTGTGCTCAAGCTTACAGGAAGTTGGGGAAGAAGTAGCAGTCCAGTCTCTAAGGAACATAAGGCTGGTGCCTAAAGAACACAACGCTGGTGATGAGATCAGAAAGCTGTCCACACATCAGAAAGGGGTCAAGGACAACGCAACACAAAGACAACTGGGGACAAGTACCACCCAAATCAAGAAGGTGAAAAGAAAGAATCTGAAGGCCATCTTACAGGAAGTTGAAGTAGCAGTTAAATCTCCAGCTATATTGGATGACCCTGATGAACACAACAGTGATGATGAGATTAGCAGACATCCCTGTCCTACATCAGAGGAAGACAGCATAACACAGTGTAGACTGAAGGCACGTACcaccaagaaaaaaaaggggaagaGCAAGAATCTCATGTCCAGTTCACAGGGAGTAGGGAAAGAAGTAAACTCCACATCACAAGACAGCTGTACAGAGGTTGTGGCAACAGGTATAGCAACACCTGCTGCTGAAGTGACAAGTGCTGAAGCTCAGCCATCAGACACTCTCATGGTGAGGACAAAGAAAAGCAAGAAGATGAAGTCAAAAGAAGAAACTGGGAGCAAACTTCAGGTAGCTCTAGATGTCAAAGAAGCTGAGGTTACAATGTACAGTGCACACATTACTACTAATGAAAATAAAGGTGATACCTCTGAATGTTTTCAATCCAAATCAGTGAAGAAAGGCAAGAACAAGAAACAGATTTCTTCAAATGAGGACGAGTGTACATTTGAAGCTAAAAAACAACTTGTGGTAGAAGCTGCTTctaccacacagacacacaccacaccacagaaaaataagaaaatccAGAAGAGACAGGAAAGTCAGCCTGCAGAAGAGGCAAAAGAAGACCCCATTCTGAAGAAGACTGTAACAGATACTGTGCCATCAGACGACATCTGCACACCTCAAATTAAGTCCCTCACCCCAAtgaaaaaggggaaaaagaagaggaagctACAAACAGAGGAGGCAGAAACCTCTCAGAGTAACAGACATGCGGACGAACACATGGGTGGAAAGAAAGTTAAAATCAGT GGCATTGAGGTTTCCACATCAGTTACCCCCAAGAAGCTGAAGATGGAAAAAGCCTCACCAAAATCTGACTTTATATCCTTTCGGGGTCAAATAAACCCCCCGACTCCACTGTTCTgtaaaaccaaaccaaaaggCAGCACACCTCTGACCAGAATCAAG aaatTCCAAACTCCAAAATCAGAAACTAAGAAAGTGACCTTTGGGCTCAAGAACAATAAAACCACTG AATTCAGGAAGATGGATAGGAGCTTGTTGGTGAGTCCTGTCGGATCGTCCCGTGTGGCCTTTGATCCTAAAAAGATGCCTGTGTCAGGGGTGCTGAAGTCTCCTCCTCTGTCTCCAGTCATTAGTGTGAAAAAAACTGCAGCCAAGAAAAGAGCAACGGCAGCAGATTTCTTCTAA